The window ACCGTGGTGTGCAGACCGAGCGCACGGTGGGTCAGATCGAGGCGGTTGTCGAACAGCACTTTGTCGATGGCCGGGGCGTTGCGCAGATATTCCTGCTTCAAGTCCAGTGCGTAGCTGTACAGCGCCTTGTCGCTCTGCACATCGTGCCGCCCCGAATAGCGCTGATCCAGGTATTCACCCAGACGCCCGTCGGCAATCAGTTGGCGCACCTGATCCTGAAGTTGCGCGGGATAGGCCTGGAGGTACTTCAACACAGTCATGGACGAGCGACACGGTTCGAAAAAGGTGCGCCAGTGTAGCGAATTCAACCGGGCAGTGCGCTCCAGTCAAACGGCGCGGCGAAGCTTGCAACGTCCTCGGCGATCAGTGGTCGTGCGACGAGGAAGCCTTGCACATACTCGCAGCCGTGGGCTTGCAGCCATTGATACTGCTCGATGGTTTCGACACCTTCGGCAATCACCAGCAAACCGTATTGCTTGCACAGGTTGATCACCGTGCTCACCAGCGAAGCGTCCCTTTCGGAGTCCGGCAACCGGGCGATCAGATGGCGATCAAGCTTGAGCGTATCGAGCTCCAGGTCACGCAGATGCGTCAGCGAACACGGCCCGGAGCCGAAGTCGTCCAGCGCCACGCGCACCCCGAGATTGCGCAGCAAACGCAGTTGTTTGCGGGTTTCATCCGGGTTTTGCATCAATGCTTCTTCGGTGACCTCGACTTCCAATTGCCGTGGCTGCAAAGAATGTCGCTCCATGACCTGACGCAACTCGGTGACCAGATTCGGCAGGCTGAACTGGGTGTTGCTCAAACTCACGCCGAGCACCAGGTCTTCGGCAAACAGGGTTTCCCAGGCTTTGCGCTGACCGGCACCGCGATGATAAATCCAGCTGCCGAGACGGCTGATCAATCGCGCCTCCTCCAGCAACGGCAAGAACAACCCCGGCGGCACATCGCCAACGCTCGGGTGCTGCCAGCGCAACAGCGCTTCAAAGCCACGAATCTGGCCGCTGTCGATGGCCACCTGCGGTTGATAGACCAGATTGAAATCGCGGTTTTCGATGGCCGTGCGCACGCTCTCCTCGAGCATCAAACGCGAGCGCGCCCGGCCATTCATTTCGTGATCGTAAAAACGATATTGCTGACGCCCGGCGCGCTTGGCCTCGTACATGGCGATGTCCGAGGCGCGCAGTAATCCGTCGAGGTTCGAACCGCAATCCGGATACGTCGCGATGCCGATACTGGCACCGAGGGCGATGTCCAGCCCTTCGATCTGCTGACAGATCGACACACGTTCGATGAGTTTCTCGGCGATCTTCGCCGCTTGCTCGGGAAACTCCAGATCCAGCAACGCCGTAAATTCATCC of the Pseudomonas sp. Seg1 genome contains:
- a CDS encoding M48 family metallopeptidase, translated to MTVLKYLQAYPAQLQDQVRQLIADGRLGEYLDQRYSGRHDVQSDKALYSYALDLKQEYLRNAPAIDKVLFDNRLDLTHRALGLHTTVSRVQGGKLKAKKEIRIASLFKDAAPDFLKMIVVHELAHFKESDHNKAFYKLCEHMLPGYHQVEFDLRVYLTWRDLQA